The following is a genomic window from Bacillus sp. V2I10.
TTTTTCTCGTAAGGCACCTGCAGCTCATCTAAAATATCGCACGCATGCTTCATTGTTTCCCAGTCAGACGTGCTTCCCATAATAATCCCAACTGCTGCTTCCATTCCATATCCCACCTTTTTTATCCATAAAAAAAGCCCAGCATGCATCGCTTCTCTATAAGAGAAAGCAATACAAACCGGGCATCAGAACATGTTAAAATCAAGCCGTTCCATGACAGGCTGAAAATTACTTTCCCTCATAGTCCAATAATTTACGGTTATCGGGTAGAAACTTTCGGGCCATATTCCCGACTTTATATGAGGTAAAATACATTCATTTTTATATCCATGTTTATCATAACAGCACACTTAAGAACTTGTCAACGCAAAATCGAACAATTATCCCTATCACGATAAAAACGTTCGTATTTAGATCAATTTCCCTTCAAAAACAATCTTTTTACCATAAGGTACCACTTCAATTACACCATTTACCTTCTCTTCTTTAAAGATGGGTTCTTCCATTCTTCTTACAGGCATATAACCCTCTTTTTGCATACGGGAAAGACAGCTGTCAATGGTCTCGCCCTCCAGCACCTCAAACTTTCGCTTTTTAGGTTTATCCGTCATACTTCAATCTTGCTCCTTCTTACAGCCTTCACCCAGAAACCGCCGTGTATGGTTTTCGGTTCAAAAGCAATAATAAACGCCTTCGGATCAAGTTCCTTAATAGCTGCATACAAATTTAATTCGTATTTGCGCGGTGTGAGAATCTGCATCGCCAAACGGTCGCCCTCACGCCCATTTGCCATCCAGTCTGTCACACCATATCCGCGATCTCTTAAAATCGCAGGCAAATCCCTCTCACTTTCA
Proteins encoded in this region:
- a CDS encoding NETI motif-containing protein, producing the protein MTDKPKKRKFEVLEGETIDSCLSRMQKEGYMPVRRMEEPIFKEEKVNGVIEVVPYGKKIVFEGKLI